A part of Desulfoplanes formicivorans genomic DNA contains:
- a CDS encoding endonuclease III domain-containing protein, whose translation MQRKSLLMNMYGAMLDKLGPSHWWPGETPFEIAVGAILTQNTNWSNVAKAIANLKHAGVMDAATMYALSLEELAEMIRPAGYYRLKSKRLHHFLAFLRSSCRFNMDLLRSRDMDQLRSALLGVHGIGPETADSILLYALEQPTFVVDAYTARICHRHGLVPEEISHEELRAFFMDVLTPDIRLFNEFHALLVRVGKDWCKKSKPLCASCPLGPFLEGTS comes from the coding sequence ATGCAACGCAAATCCCTTTTGATGAACATGTACGGGGCCATGCTGGACAAGCTTGGTCCCAGTCATTGGTGGCCCGGAGAAACGCCCTTTGAAATCGCTGTTGGCGCCATCCTGACCCAGAATACCAACTGGTCCAATGTTGCCAAGGCCATTGCGAACCTCAAGCATGCAGGGGTCATGGATGCTGCCACCATGTATGCCCTGTCCCTGGAAGAATTGGCCGAGATGATCCGCCCGGCCGGGTACTACCGGCTCAAATCCAAACGTCTGCATCATTTTCTCGCTTTTTTGCGTTCGTCGTGCCGCTTCAACATGGATCTTTTACGCTCCCGGGACATGGACCAGCTGCGCTCTGCCCTGCTGGGGGTCCATGGCATCGGTCCTGAAACAGCCGACTCCATTCTCCTCTACGCCCTGGAGCAACCCACCTTTGTGGTTGATGCCTATACGGCTCGTATCTGCCACCGCCATGGCCTGGTGCCCGAGGAGATTTCTCATGAGGAATTGCGGGCGTTTTTCATGGATGTGCTCACTCCTGACATTCGGCTGTTCAATGAATTTCATGCCCTGCTGGTCAGGGTGGGGAAGGACTGGTGCAAAAAGAGCAAACCCTTGTGTGCTTCCTGCCCGCTTGGCCCGTTTCTGGAAGGAACGTCTTGA
- a CDS encoding 50S ribosomal protein L11 methyltransferase, producing the protein METDTQQLHMVGFTLPESLVEEVTPLLVTHCPHGWQEAGGASATQRTFYLYFENPLDATHLLQTLTARWPEIEPQTGGVKKEQWASAWKRFFTQIDIAHRFRVQPPWAEPINDGLEPLVINPQMAFGTGHHATTSLCLEALVDLHASGRIQEGDRFLDAGTGSGILGIACTKLGLTGLGFDLDPLTLENIHENKVLNHVGPAFSAFVGTIDCVQADSGFDLILANILAAPLISLAPALTARLRSGGCLVLSGLLQSQLARVLAAYEDQGLDTPSVMTRGDWACLVFA; encoded by the coding sequence GTGGAAACTGATACCCAACAACTGCATATGGTCGGGTTTACCCTGCCCGAGTCCCTGGTGGAAGAGGTTACTCCGCTTCTGGTCACCCATTGCCCCCATGGCTGGCAGGAAGCAGGGGGTGCCTCGGCTACCCAGCGTACGTTTTATCTTTATTTTGAAAATCCCCTGGACGCCACGCATCTTTTGCAGACCCTGACGGCCCGCTGGCCGGAAATCGAGCCCCAAACAGGCGGGGTGAAAAAGGAGCAATGGGCCAGCGCGTGGAAACGTTTTTTCACCCAGATCGACATTGCCCATCGCTTTCGGGTGCAGCCTCCCTGGGCTGAACCCATCAATGACGGCCTTGAGCCCCTTGTCATCAACCCGCAGATGGCCTTTGGCACGGGACATCACGCCACCACAAGCCTGTGTCTGGAAGCCCTTGTTGATCTTCATGCCTCGGGCAGGATACAGGAGGGGGACCGGTTTCTGGATGCCGGAACCGGTTCGGGCATTTTGGGCATTGCCTGCACCAAGCTTGGTTTGACAGGGCTTGGGTTTGATCTTGATCCCCTGACCCTTGAAAACATCCACGAAAACAAGGTGCTCAATCATGTGGGGCCGGCATTTTCCGCCTTTGTGGGCACCATTGACTGTGTGCAAGCCGACTCCGGGTTCGACCTGATTCTGGCCAATATCCTGGCTGCTCCTCTGATAAGCCTTGCCCCGGCCCTGACCGCTCGGCTGCGGTCTGGAGGATGTCTGGTTCTTTCGGGACTGCTCCAATCGCAGTTAGCCCGGGTACTGGCAGCCTATGAGGATCAGGGCCTGGACACTCCCTCTGTCATGACCCGGGGGGACTGGGCCTGTCTTGTCTTTGCCTGA
- a CDS encoding amino acid ABC transporter permease, translating into MNWDIVWNNFDYFLIGAYPEGPLGGLAMSILLALGGIFGAFWLGLLFGLMRLSRKKWIKWPAVVYIEIVRGTPLLMVIFWFYFLAPIVLGHTLPEATSALIAFIVFTGAYIAEIVRAGVLALPKGQTEAARGTGLSHFQTMVHIILPQSLRNMIPSFVNQFVSLTKDTSLAYIIGVNELTRTATQVNNRTLIAPTEIFITIAVLYFIICYVLTATSRRLERQLAKYQARGN; encoded by the coding sequence TTGAATTGGGATATTGTCTGGAATAATTTCGATTATTTTCTCATCGGGGCCTATCCCGAGGGGCCGCTGGGCGGTTTGGCCATGTCCATCCTCCTGGCCCTTGGAGGCATATTCGGTGCTTTCTGGCTGGGCCTTCTCTTCGGTCTGATGCGTCTTTCCCGGAAAAAATGGATCAAGTGGCCGGCTGTGGTGTATATCGAGATCGTCCGCGGTACACCGCTTCTCATGGTCATTTTCTGGTTCTATTTCCTGGCTCCCATTGTCCTTGGGCATACCCTGCCCGAGGCCACCAGCGCCCTCATCGCATTTATCGTGTTTACCGGGGCCTATATCGCCGAGATCGTTAGGGCCGGGGTTTTGGCCCTGCCCAAGGGACAAACCGAGGCGGCCCGGGGAACCGGACTTTCCCATTTCCAGACCATGGTCCACATCATCCTGCCCCAGTCCCTGCGGAACATGATCCCGTCCTTTGTGAACCAGTTCGTGAGCCTGACCAAGGATACCTCCCTAGCCTACATCATCGGGGTCAACGAACTCACCCGCACGGCCACCCAGGTGAACAACCGCACACTGATCGCTCCTACGGAGATTTTCATCACCATTGCGGTTCTTTATTTCATCATCTGTTACGTGCTCACCGCAACCAGCAGGCGGCTGGAACGTCAGCTCGCCAAATACCAGGCCCGTGGAAACTGA
- a CDS encoding amino acid ABC transporter permease — protein MNYQFDWHLVMSGEYAQWLREGFVTTLEISAVSIVLAIFLGTVIAVFRLSKVKPLEWISMAYTEFFRNTPLLVQIFFWYFGSEAVLPTSVNEWLYAQDFEFWAGVISLTVYSSAFVAEEIRSGIFSIPKTQLEASRAAGLSFLQSMGYVILPQAFRIIIPPLISQCLNIIKNSSLVMTIGVAELTYMARQIESYTFHGFEAFTISTCLYIMISLVVSVCMNVYDKKVLRSMHY, from the coding sequence TTGAACTACCAATTCGACTGGCATCTTGTCATGAGCGGGGAGTACGCCCAGTGGCTCAGGGAAGGGTTTGTCACCACCCTTGAGATCTCGGCCGTCTCCATTGTGCTGGCCATTTTTCTGGGCACGGTCATTGCCGTGTTCCGCCTTTCCAAGGTCAAACCCCTGGAATGGATCAGCATGGCCTATACGGAATTTTTCAGAAACACCCCGCTTCTGGTTCAGATTTTTTTCTGGTATTTCGGGTCCGAAGCCGTGCTTCCCACCTCGGTCAACGAGTGGCTCTATGCCCAGGATTTCGAGTTCTGGGCCGGGGTCATTTCCCTGACCGTGTATTCCTCGGCCTTTGTGGCCGAAGAGATCCGCTCGGGCATTTTTTCCATTCCCAAGACCCAGCTGGAGGCATCCCGAGCCGCAGGTCTCAGTTTTCTTCAGTCCATGGGCTATGTCATCCTGCCCCAGGCCTTCAGGATCATCATTCCCCCCCTTATTTCCCAGTGTCTGAACATCATCAAGAACTCGTCTTTGGTCATGACCATTGGCGTGGCAGAACTCACCTACATGGCCCGACAGATCGAATCCTACACCTTTCACGGGTTCGAGGCGTTCACCATTTCCACCTGTCTGTACATCATGATTTCCCTGGTGGTTTCCGTGTGCATGAATGTATACGACAAAAAGGTTTTGCGTTCCATGCACTATTGA
- a CDS encoding ABC transporter substrate-binding protein, whose amino-acid sequence MLGVFMASANAGNIEKIKQRGALIAGVKDAVVPFGFVDPDTNQLVGFDVDICRAIAQKLGVELKLKPVTSATRIPMLTQGSIDLAAATMTHKFAREDSIDFSITYFMDGQKILVKKDSGITSVADLAGKKVGTAKGSTSEKNIKQAQPKCKVLSFEGYPQAFLALRQGKVAAVTTDSTILLGLKNSAPNPEDYVIAGDFISPEPYGLGLPENDSDFRDLVNRTLVDLWNSGEYQKIYNKWFGPDSKYYLPLNWKMEIWPY is encoded by the coding sequence ATGCTGGGCGTTTTCATGGCCAGCGCCAATGCCGGCAACATCGAAAAGATCAAACAGCGCGGTGCACTCATTGCCGGGGTCAAGGACGCTGTTGTTCCCTTTGGGTTTGTTGATCCAGATACCAACCAGCTGGTGGGTTTTGACGTGGACATCTGCCGGGCCATTGCCCAGAAGCTGGGCGTGGAACTGAAACTCAAACCCGTGACATCGGCCACCCGCATCCCCATGCTGACCCAGGGATCCATTGATCTGGCCGCTGCCACCATGACCCACAAGTTCGCCCGTGAAGACAGCATCGACTTTTCCATCACCTATTTCATGGACGGTCAGAAGATCCTGGTCAAAAAGGACAGCGGCATCACGAGCGTGGCCGACCTGGCTGGTAAAAAGGTCGGGACTGCCAAGGGTTCCACCTCGGAAAAGAACATCAAGCAGGCCCAGCCCAAGTGCAAGGTTCTCTCTTTCGAAGGCTATCCCCAGGCTTTTCTGGCCCTGCGTCAGGGCAAGGTTGCGGCTGTCACCACCGACTCCACCATCCTTCTTGGTCTCAAAAACAGCGCCCCCAATCCCGAGGATTATGTGATTGCCGGCGATTTCATCTCTCCCGAACCCTATGGGCTTGGTCTTCCTGAAAATGATTCGGATTTTCGCGATCTGGTCAACAGAACCCTGGTGGACCTGTGGAATTCAGGGGAATACCAGAAGATTTACAACAAATGGTTTGGTCCTGATTCCAAATACTATCTCCCCTTGAACTGGAAAATGGAGATCTGGCCCTACTAG
- a CDS encoding amino acid ABC transporter ATP-binding protein, whose amino-acid sequence MAMIEFRNVHKWYGDFHVLKNINEEVEKGDVLVICGPSGSGKSTMVRCVNRLEEIDKGAIYMEGKDITQKTVNLNHLRSEIGIVFQQFNLYPHISVLKNVTLAPIKVKGVSKAEAEATALELLDRVGISDQAHKYPVELSGGQQQRVAIARALAMKPKVMLFDEPTSALDPEMINEVLNVMKDLAREGMTMLCVTHEMSFAREVADRVIFMDGGEILEQGTPEHFFTNPQHDRTKAFLKEIL is encoded by the coding sequence ATGGCAATGATAGAATTTCGCAACGTTCACAAATGGTATGGGGATTTCCATGTCCTCAAGAACATCAATGAAGAAGTTGAAAAAGGGGATGTGCTCGTCATCTGTGGTCCGAGCGGCTCCGGCAAGAGCACCATGGTTCGGTGCGTGAATCGTCTTGAAGAGATCGACAAGGGCGCCATCTACATGGAAGGCAAGGACATCACCCAGAAGACGGTCAACCTGAACCATTTGCGTTCGGAAATCGGTATCGTTTTCCAGCAGTTCAATCTGTACCCGCACATTTCGGTTCTCAAAAACGTTACCCTGGCGCCCATCAAGGTCAAGGGGGTTTCCAAGGCCGAGGCCGAGGCCACGGCACTGGAACTGCTCGATCGGGTGGGTATCAGCGATCAGGCCCACAAATATCCCGTGGAACTGTCGGGTGGTCAGCAGCAGCGTGTGGCCATTGCCCGGGCCCTGGCCATGAAGCCCAAGGTCATGCTCTTTGACGAGCCCACCTCGGCCCTGGACCCGGAAATGATCAACGAGGTGCTCAATGTCATGAAGGATCTGGCCCGGGAAGGCATGACCATGCTCTGCGTGACCCATGAAATGAGCTTTGCCCGCGAGGTGGCTGATCGGGTCATTTTCATGGATGGCGGTGAGATCCTGGAGCAGGGGACCCCGGAGCATTTTTTCACCAATCCGCAACACGACCGCACCAAAGCCTTTTTAAAGGAGATTCTCTAG
- a CDS encoding aspartate aminotransferase family protein, which translates to MEYEELRKREARVMCQTYGRYPLAVKSAKGTTLIDFDGNKYLDLLAGIAVCNLGHSHPAIVDVMRTQAEKLVHVSNLFYQEEQIALAEKLLPLTGMDRVFFCNSGAEANEGAIKMARRYMQEVRGREAYEIITLERSFHGRTLATLTATGQDKIKRGFGPLPPGFTTVPFEDLAALNKAITPRTAAVMVEVIQGEGGIRPLSHAYLQQVRELCDSKDILLIVDEIQSGMGRTGHFWAHQASGITPDIFTAAKALANGLPMGAVFCSQEVAQAFGPGSHGTTFGGGAFVSAVATRVLEVMEQEGLVERSRELGAWMLGECLALKEALPHKIVDVRGRGLMIGIELAFPGQAVWNQLLQAGFVLNLTQERVLRLLPPLVVTREALQRFVDGLQAVLGASHGGA; encoded by the coding sequence ATGGAATATGAGGAACTCAGAAAACGTGAGGCCCGGGTCATGTGTCAGACCTACGGGCGGTATCCCCTGGCCGTGAAGTCCGCCAAGGGCACCACTTTGATTGATTTTGACGGCAACAAGTATCTTGACCTGCTGGCCGGTATTGCCGTGTGCAACCTGGGTCACAGCCATCCGGCCATTGTGGATGTCATGCGTACCCAGGCAGAAAAACTGGTTCATGTGAGCAATCTGTTTTATCAGGAAGAACAGATTGCCCTGGCGGAAAAGCTCCTTCCCTTAACAGGTATGGACCGGGTTTTCTTTTGCAATTCAGGAGCAGAGGCCAATGAGGGTGCCATCAAGATGGCCCGGCGGTATATGCAGGAAGTGCGCGGCCGCGAGGCGTACGAGATCATTACCCTTGAACGTTCCTTTCACGGCCGGACCCTGGCCACCCTTACGGCAACGGGACAGGACAAGATCAAGCGGGGGTTCGGACCGCTTCCTCCGGGATTCACGACCGTTCCCTTTGAGGACCTTGCCGCCCTCAACAAGGCGATCACTCCCAGGACTGCTGCCGTGATGGTGGAAGTCATCCAGGGCGAAGGCGGCATCCGGCCCCTTTCCCATGCGTATCTGCAGCAGGTCAGAGAACTGTGCGACAGCAAGGACATCCTGCTTATTGTGGACGAAATCCAGTCGGGCATGGGGCGAACCGGGCATTTCTGGGCTCACCAAGCCTCCGGGATCACCCCGGATATCTTTACCGCTGCCAAGGCCCTGGCCAACGGCCTGCCCATGGGCGCGGTTTTCTGTTCCCAGGAGGTGGCCCAAGCCTTTGGTCCGGGCAGCCATGGGACCACCTTTGGTGGGGGAGCCTTTGTCTCGGCCGTGGCCACCAGGGTTCTTGAGGTCATGGAACAGGAAGGACTTGTGGAGCGGTCCCGGGAATTGGGCGCGTGGATGCTTGGGGAATGCCTTGCCCTCAAGGAGGCCTTGCCCCACAAAATCGTGGACGTGCGTGGACGAGGTCTGATGATCGGCATCGAACTTGCTTTCCCGGGCCAGGCGGTTTGGAACCAGTTGCTCCAGGCAGGCTTTGTGCTCAATTTGACCCAGGAACGCGTGCTCAGGCTCCTGCCGCCTCTGGTGGTGACCAGGGAAGCGTTGCAGCGGTTTGTGGATGGTCTGCAAGCCGTTCTTGGGGCCTCCCACGGCGGGGCATGA
- the dut gene encoding dUTP diphosphatase has translation MEASLLPRQGVIVDTKTSPHLEVRVRFLSNACTPENFGYATDVSAGLDLRACMAEQEIVLDPGERYLFPAGIAIEITRPGIAGFVFSRSGLGAKHGLTVSQGVGVIDPDYRGEIKVSLLNTSQKQHRVLRGQRIAQLVFLPFFHTSILPVSELGRTARGDGGFGHTGEM, from the coding sequence ATGGAAGCATCTCTTTTGCCAAGACAAGGAGTCATTGTGGATACAAAAACATCTCCCCATCTGGAAGTTCGTGTTCGGTTTCTTTCCAACGCATGCACCCCTGAAAATTTCGGGTATGCCACGGATGTCTCGGCCGGTTTGGACCTGCGGGCGTGTATGGCTGAGCAGGAGATTGTTCTTGATCCCGGAGAGCGGTATCTGTTCCCGGCGGGCATTGCCATCGAGATTACCCGGCCGGGCATTGCGGGATTTGTGTTTTCCAGAAGCGGGCTTGGTGCCAAGCACGGGTTGACCGTCAGTCAGGGCGTGGGGGTGATTGACCCGGATTATCGGGGAGAGATCAAGGTCTCCCTGCTGAACACCTCCCAAAAGCAGCACCGGGTTCTTCGGGGGCAGCGGATCGCCCAGCTTGTGTTTTTGCCGTTTTTTCACACCTCTATCCTGCCTGTCAGTGAACTGGGCAGGACCGCCCGGGGTGATGGCGGTTTCGGGCATACGGGAGAGATGTGA
- the glgP gene encoding alpha-glucan family phosphorylase — MHPLQKYSVIPRLPESLSSLWDLAYNFLFSWKNEIQEFFAQMDPDLWAQSHHNPVWFLNHLPQAVLEELAKDTFFLDRLEELTLLQERYNSDTSTTIPLHSPDKGPVVAYFSAEYGVSLALPIYSGGLGILAGDHLKSASDLNIPLVAVGLCYQQGYFNQYLTHDGWQQERYPYNDFDQMPLSLVRGDNNSPLYISLNMQGLELTFQIWQARIGRIFLYLLDTNVPNNPQEFKNITAQLYGGDLQMRIRQEILLGIGGIKALHAMGLHPKVIHMNEGHSAFAGLERIRIFMHEHQLSFEAALELVASSSVFTTHTPVPAGNDRFPPNLMQQYFEGYANDLGLAFKVFLALGRENPRDDTETFCMTVLALKLSRFNNGVSKLHGKVSRSMWKKVWPQYPVEDVPIKSITNGIHIQTWIAPDIAYLMRRYMGSTWQDNPHTDRIWSKALTIPDAELWRTHERLRERLVDFARKRLKQQVMARGGRRMELQIAEEVLDPQTLTIGFARRFASYKRAYLLLRDKDRLLSLLDNSKAPIQFVIAGKAHPRDNEGKKIIQQLVQLCKETECRGRIVFIEDYDMEIASYLVQGCDVWLNTPRRPLEACGTSGMKAMINGALNMSTLDGWWAEAYRPDNSLGWAIGQGEEYADNEYQDFVESQIMFNILEKDIVPLFYAKDKGNLPREWIKKMKAQFAALGSVYNGHRMVEEYARKAYMPAFTNYTRLTEDNFAAAKDLSAWRMDLMTKWSNLRIRNVQSTTELELYVDEQIEVTAEIQINGLRPQDIQVEIYAGPLDHEGGFTARKTAPMQPAGELGDGWQLYRGTVSPMHSGKFGYTVRILPSHPLLLDPHSLGLIHWA, encoded by the coding sequence ATGCATCCATTGCAAAAATACAGCGTCATCCCGCGCCTGCCCGAATCCCTTTCATCCCTGTGGGATCTGGCCTATAATTTTCTGTTCAGCTGGAAAAACGAAATCCAGGAATTCTTCGCCCAGATGGATCCGGATCTCTGGGCCCAAAGCCATCACAATCCAGTCTGGTTTTTGAACCATCTTCCCCAGGCCGTGCTGGAAGAACTGGCCAAGGACACCTTCTTTCTGGACCGGTTGGAAGAACTGACCCTGCTCCAGGAACGCTACAATTCCGACACCTCCACAACCATTCCCCTGCACTCGCCGGACAAGGGACCGGTTGTGGCCTATTTCAGCGCGGAATATGGTGTCTCCCTTGCCCTGCCCATCTATTCGGGCGGTCTGGGCATCCTGGCCGGGGACCATCTCAAGTCCGCCAGCGATCTGAACATCCCCCTGGTGGCCGTGGGCCTGTGCTACCAGCAGGGCTACTTCAACCAGTATCTAACCCATGACGGCTGGCAGCAGGAACGCTATCCGTACAACGATTTCGACCAGATGCCCCTTTCCCTGGTCAGAGGCGACAACAACTCCCCCCTGTACATCAGCTTGAACATGCAGGGACTGGAACTCACCTTCCAGATCTGGCAGGCCCGCATCGGACGGATTTTTCTTTACCTTTTGGACACCAATGTCCCGAACAACCCACAGGAATTCAAAAATATTACCGCCCAGCTCTACGGCGGGGACCTGCAGATGCGCATCCGCCAGGAAATCCTGCTGGGTATTGGCGGCATCAAGGCCCTGCACGCCATGGGACTGCACCCCAAGGTCATTCACATGAACGAAGGCCATTCGGCCTTTGCCGGGCTTGAACGCATCCGCATCTTCATGCACGAGCATCAGCTGTCCTTTGAAGCCGCCCTGGAACTGGTGGCCTCAAGCAGCGTGTTCACCACCCACACGCCGGTCCCTGCGGGAAACGATCGTTTCCCGCCCAATCTGATGCAGCAATATTTCGAAGGGTATGCCAATGATCTCGGCCTGGCCTTCAAGGTCTTCCTGGCCCTGGGACGTGAAAACCCGCGTGACGACACCGAAACCTTTTGCATGACCGTGCTTGCCCTCAAGCTCTCCCGGTTCAACAACGGAGTGAGCAAGCTGCATGGCAAGGTCTCGCGCTCCATGTGGAAAAAGGTCTGGCCCCAGTATCCCGTGGAGGACGTGCCCATCAAGTCCATTACCAACGGCATTCACATCCAGACCTGGATCGCCCCGGACATTGCCTATCTCATGCGTCGGTACATGGGCAGCACCTGGCAGGACAATCCCCATACCGACCGCATCTGGTCCAAGGCACTGACCATTCCCGATGCCGAACTCTGGAGAACCCATGAGCGCCTCAGAGAACGCCTTGTGGATTTCGCCCGCAAACGGCTCAAGCAGCAGGTCATGGCCAGGGGTGGACGGCGCATGGAACTGCAGATCGCCGAAGAGGTCCTTGATCCCCAGACATTGACCATCGGATTTGCCAGGCGGTTTGCCTCGTACAAACGGGCCTATCTGCTCTTGCGGGACAAGGACCGGCTCCTCTCCCTGCTGGACAACTCCAAGGCACCCATCCAGTTCGTCATTGCGGGCAAGGCCCATCCCCGGGACAACGAAGGCAAAAAAATCATCCAGCAGCTGGTCCAGCTGTGCAAGGAGACCGAATGCCGGGGCCGCATCGTGTTCATTGAGGACTATGACATGGAAATCGCCAGTTATCTGGTCCAGGGATGCGACGTCTGGCTGAACACACCGCGCCGGCCCCTGGAGGCGTGCGGGACCAGCGGCATGAAGGCCATGATCAACGGGGCATTGAACATGAGCACCTTGGACGGATGGTGGGCCGAGGCCTACCGACCCGACAACAGTCTGGGGTGGGCCATCGGTCAGGGCGAAGAATACGCGGACAATGAATACCAGGATTTTGTGGAATCCCAGATCATGTTCAACATCCTGGAAAAGGATATTGTCCCCCTGTTCTATGCCAAGGACAAGGGCAACCTTCCCAGGGAATGGATCAAAAAAATGAAGGCCCAGTTTGCGGCCCTGGGCTCCGTGTACAATGGGCACCGCATGGTGGAGGAATACGCGCGCAAGGCCTATATGCCGGCATTTACCAATTACACGCGCCTCACCGAGGACAATTTTGCCGCGGCCAAGGATCTCTCGGCATGGCGCATGGATCTGATGACCAAATGGTCCAATCTGCGCATCAGGAATGTCCAGTCCACCACGGAACTCGAACTCTATGTGGATGAACAGATCGAGGTCACGGCCGAAATCCAGATCAACGGATTGCGGCCCCAGGATATCCAGGTGGAAATCTACGCAGGTCCCCTTGACCATGAGGGAGGTTTTACGGCACGAAAAACCGCTCCCATGCAACCAGCAGGAGAACTGGGTGATGGATGGCAGTTGTACCGGGGTACGGTGTCACCCATGCATTCGGGCAAATTCGGGTACACCGTGCGTATTCTGCCTTCCCATCCCCTTTTGCTCGATCCCCATTCTCTGGGCCTGATCCACTGGGCATAG
- a CDS encoding TlyA family RNA methyltransferase, whose amino-acid sequence MALKKLRADRILVDQGTAPHQDAAMRLVMAGLILRVLPNGEKVPVVKPGEQFPLGTRLEKKGESRFVSRGGYKLLTALDHFAPDIAGVVALDAGASTGGFTDCLLQHGAARVYGVDVGYGQLHWKLRQDPRVVVMERVNLRTAPADLIGEPVDLIVIDCSFISLKLILPPCLQYLRPGGEVIALVKPQFEVQAHQTDRGVVRSRKDQERVVASIMDFAATRLCLTPMGFIPAMIKGPKGNQEYLVYLKHNPTEPDG is encoded by the coding sequence ATGGCCTTGAAAAAATTGCGCGCTGACCGGATTCTGGTCGACCAGGGAACGGCTCCCCATCAGGATGCGGCCATGCGCCTTGTCATGGCCGGGCTCATCTTGCGGGTGCTTCCCAATGGGGAAAAGGTACCTGTTGTCAAACCCGGCGAACAATTCCCTTTGGGCACCCGCCTGGAAAAAAAGGGAGAATCCAGGTTTGTCAGCCGGGGAGGCTACAAGCTGCTCACGGCCCTGGATCATTTTGCACCCGATATTGCCGGGGTTGTGGCCCTGGATGCGGGTGCTTCTACGGGCGGGTTTACCGACTGTTTGCTGCAGCACGGGGCGGCACGCGTGTACGGCGTTGACGTCGGATACGGCCAGCTCCACTGGAAACTCAGGCAGGACCCGCGCGTCGTGGTCATGGAACGGGTCAACCTGCGCACCGCTCCGGCAGATCTTATTGGCGAACCCGTTGACCTCATTGTTATTGACTGCTCGTTCATCTCCCTCAAGCTCATCCTCCCCCCCTGCCTGCAATATTTGCGGCCAGGAGGTGAAGTCATTGCCCTTGTCAAACCCCAGTTCGAGGTCCAGGCGCATCAGACCGATCGCGGGGTGGTCAGATCCCGCAAGGATCAGGAAAGGGTTGTGGCTTCCATTATGGACTTTGCAGCCACCCGGCTTTGTCTCACGCCCATGGGCTTTATCCCGGCCATGATCAAGGGTCCCAAGGGCAATCAGGAATACCTCGTCTACCTCAAACACAATCCCACCGAACCCGATGGATAA
- a CDS encoding TrmH family RNA methyltransferase has product MDNTPFLTDQRRQRIEEVLAKRQKDLTLIINNVHDPHNVAAILRSCDAFGVYGVHLYYTKERFPAVGKRSSASARKWIARTRHQDAGKMISGLRSKGYQCLGTGFGPTARPVHEWDFTKPTAIVLGNEHRGMDQDIKMHVPDEIYIPMVGMVQSLNVSVAAAIILYEAWRQRKAAGMFDQPSFSKAELEQLRAQWASK; this is encoded by the coding sequence ATGGATAACACCCCCTTTCTCACGGACCAACGCAGGCAACGGATCGAAGAAGTCCTGGCCAAGCGCCAGAAGGATCTGACCCTTATCATCAACAATGTGCACGATCCCCACAATGTGGCCGCGATCCTGCGCAGCTGCGACGCCTTTGGGGTGTACGGCGTTCATCTCTATTATACCAAAGAACGGTTCCCGGCCGTTGGCAAACGCTCTTCGGCCTCGGCCCGCAAATGGATCGCCCGGACCAGACACCAGGACGCCGGGAAAATGATCAGCGGGCTCCGCAGCAAGGGATACCAATGCCTGGGCACGGGGTTTGGCCCCACGGCCAGGCCCGTGCACGAGTGGGATTTCACCAAGCCCACGGCCATTGTCCTGGGCAACGAGCATCGGGGCATGGACCAAGACATCAAAATGCACGTTCCCGACGAAATCTACATCCCCATGGTAGGCATGGTCCAAAGCCTTAACGTGTCCGTGGCAGCAGCCATTATCCTCTATGAGGCATGGAGACAGCGCAAGGCAGCGGGCATGTTCGACCAACCCTCCTTTTCCAAGGCCGAACTGGAACAATTACGGGCCCAATGGGCCAGCAAATGA